A stretch of the Dechloromonas sp. TW-R-39-2 genome encodes the following:
- a CDS encoding PilN domain-containing protein, which yields MIRINLLPHREAARKERREQFFVLAGLVTVLATLIVFAVYTLIAGYVSNQESSNDFLKKEISTLDKQLDQIKRLKEQTQALLSRKQVIENLQRDRGETVYLLSELVKQVPEGVYLKSLKQDGLKVSITGYAQSNARVSALMRTIEASPWLEDPQLIEVKASVLNGRRINEFGMNFVLTRIKSEEVKGK from the coding sequence ATGATCCGCATCAACCTCCTGCCCCACCGCGAAGCAGCACGCAAGGAACGGCGCGAGCAGTTTTTTGTTCTGGCCGGCTTGGTCACCGTCCTGGCGACCTTGATTGTTTTTGCGGTTTACACCTTGATTGCCGGTTATGTGAGCAATCAGGAGAGTAGTAACGATTTTCTGAAAAAAGAAATCAGCACTCTTGATAAGCAACTAGATCAGATCAAGCGCCTCAAGGAGCAAACCCAAGCGCTGTTGTCCCGTAAGCAAGTCATCGAAAACCTGCAGCGAGATCGCGGTGAAACCGTTTATCTATTGAGCGAACTGGTCAAGCAGGTGCCTGAGGGCGTCTATCTGAAGTCGCTCAAACAGGATGGCCTGAAAGTAAGCATCACCGGATATGCCCAGTCAAATGCACGGGTGTCCGCCTTGATGCGGACAATCGAGGCATCACCCTGGCTTGAAGACCCTCAGCTTATTGAAGTTAAAGCCTCTGTATTGAACGGGCGTCGTATTAATGAATTTGGCATGAATTTTGTGCTGACAAGAATCAAGTCTGAAGAAGTTAAGGGGAAATAA
- a CDS encoding pilus assembly protein PilP, with translation MRIVLFAFCVVLAGCSSEDHENLRQWMVDNSKDLRGNVPKLPEVLPYQPVPYEVESLLDPFKPNKIEPESKYKQASGKGGAFQPDFEARELRNSLLEKYPLESLKMIGYLNVNNRPMAAIQVEEKVKQVKVGDYIGLDFGMVTKISDKEVELRELIQDSAGDWSERKSSLYLQSTEGSKK, from the coding sequence ATGCGCATCGTCCTTTTTGCTTTTTGTGTGGTGCTAGCCGGGTGCTCGAGTGAGGATCACGAAAATTTGAGGCAATGGATGGTCGATAACTCCAAGGATTTACGAGGAAACGTGCCAAAGCTGCCGGAGGTTTTACCTTATCAACCTGTGCCTTATGAAGTAGAGTCCCTACTTGATCCATTCAAGCCAAATAAAATTGAACCTGAGTCGAAATATAAACAAGCATCTGGCAAGGGAGGGGCATTTCAGCCTGATTTTGAAGCACGCGAATTGCGGAATAGTTTATTGGAGAAATACCCGCTTGAGTCGTTGAAAATGATTGGTTATTTGAATGTTAATAATCGGCCTATGGCAGCTATTCAAGTTGAAGAAAAAGTAAAGCAAGTCAAGGTTGGTGACTACATTGGACTTGACTTTGGCATGGTTACTAAGATTTCAGACAAAGAAGTTGAACTGAGAGAGTTGATTCAGGATTCTGCTGGCGATTGGAGTGAGCGCAAAAGTTCGCTGTACCTGCAGAGCACGGAGGGAAGTAAGAAATGA
- a CDS encoding type 4a pilus biogenesis protein PilO — MEAKAISFPKSLSDINFQAILDDFRYMNPHDPGVWPVIPKISVLLGVFVVILLAGWWFVWSDQLAELEAKEQEEITLKQQYLDKKRQAVNLDLYTQQLADIDRSFGALLKQLPNKSEIEALLIEVNQAGLGRGLQFELFRPGQEQLRDFYAELPITVKINGNYHDFGAFAADIAKLPRIVTLNNITIAPLPNGSLTLDAITKTFRYLDDDELIKQKKALQEAKK, encoded by the coding sequence ATGGAAGCTAAAGCTATTTCATTTCCCAAATCACTATCGGATATAAATTTTCAAGCAATTCTTGATGATTTCCGGTACATGAATCCCCATGATCCAGGGGTCTGGCCGGTTATTCCAAAAATATCTGTATTACTTGGTGTTTTTGTAGTTATTTTATTGGCTGGTTGGTGGTTTGTCTGGAGTGATCAATTGGCGGAGCTGGAAGCCAAAGAGCAAGAAGAGATCACTCTGAAGCAGCAATATCTAGACAAAAAACGTCAAGCAGTCAATCTTGATTTATATACCCAGCAGCTTGCAGATATTGATCGCTCCTTCGGCGCTTTGCTGAAGCAGTTGCCTAATAAATCGGAGATCGAAGCGCTATTGATTGAGGTTAATCAGGCAGGTTTAGGACGCGGCCTTCAATTTGAATTATTCCGTCCAGGGCAAGAGCAGTTAAGAGATTTTTATGCTGAATTGCCGATAACCGTAAAAATCAATGGAAATTACCATGACTTTGGGGCGTTTGCTGCTGATATCGCCAAGCTCCCACGAATTGTTACACTCAATAATATTACGATAGCGCCACTGCCAAATGGCTCTCTGACATTGGATGCGATAACAAAAACGTTCCGTTACCTGGATGATGACGAGCTAATAAAACAGAAAAAAGCTTTGCAGGAGGCTAAGAAGTGA
- the pilQ gene encoding type IV pilus secretin PilQ gives MAVKVDLKEALSAAPAGFSVANPSKIALDFPLTANALGKVSQVLNEGDLRSMNIVQAGDRTRLVLNLVRNMNYSTRLDGKSLYVTLAPVVRAGDSLAQRVTRFSEENALSTKHSLRDIVFRRGKDGEGRIVVDLSDPGVGIDIRQQGAALIVDFMKATLPDNLRRKLDVTDFATPVTVVETKPQGENIRMIISPKGQWEHNAYQSNNQFVIEVKRIVEDPNKLVQGTKIGYQGPRVSINYQNGDVRALLRLMAEELGLNAVISETVTGTTTLVLKDVPADQVIDIIFQQKGLDMRKKGNIIMIAPRDEIATREKLDFESRQQIGELEPLKSEQFNLNYQKAGDVAKLLAGLSPLPGAATNTALRMLGKRGSVIADDKSNILFVSDTPNKLEEIAAFIKAIDFGAKQVLIEARVLEANDDFNKSLGVKMNFLNQVATGLGGSGLGMTGGALKTGTFTSTTTNGVTTSTGTPATQTTPQTVGVNLPSFSSTGGTLAFSLFNSAATRILNLEIAAMESDGVGKLVSSPRVVTANNVKAKIEDGTEIPYVTTSSSGGVTTQTVSFKPAKLILEATPQITPEGTIKMALVIKKEEADWTRAILGNPPIKSSVVETNVVVENGGTVVVGGVYITDNQSSTEKVPLLGDIPFLGWLFKYKNDIGKRRELLVFITPRIISDKMRFD, from the coding sequence ATTGCAGTAAAAGTTGATCTCAAGGAGGCTTTGTCTGCTGCTCCGGCTGGTTTTAGCGTGGCTAACCCATCAAAAATTGCCCTTGATTTTCCCTTGACGGCAAACGCTCTTGGAAAAGTTAGCCAAGTTTTGAATGAGGGTGATTTGCGCAGCATGAATATCGTGCAGGCTGGTGATCGGACACGTCTGGTTCTCAACTTGGTGCGAAATATGAATTACTCGACCCGGCTGGATGGTAAATCACTTTACGTGACACTTGCCCCTGTTGTGCGCGCGGGTGACTCCTTGGCGCAGCGAGTGACCCGGTTTTCAGAAGAGAATGCGCTCTCTACCAAACACTCGCTGCGAGATATTGTTTTTCGCCGAGGAAAAGATGGTGAGGGTAGGATTGTCGTTGACTTGAGTGATCCTGGTGTCGGAATTGATATTCGGCAGCAGGGGGCAGCATTAATTGTTGACTTCATGAAAGCAACGTTGCCAGACAACCTTCGTCGAAAGTTGGATGTTACAGATTTTGCGACTCCGGTTACTGTTGTTGAAACAAAGCCGCAAGGTGAAAATATTCGTATGATTATTTCTCCAAAGGGACAGTGGGAACATAATGCCTATCAGAGTAATAATCAATTTGTCATTGAAGTAAAGCGCATTGTTGAAGATCCGAATAAACTTGTTCAAGGGACAAAAATAGGTTATCAGGGACCGCGCGTCAGTATTAATTATCAAAATGGTGATGTCCGTGCTTTGCTACGCCTGATGGCCGAAGAACTTGGTCTTAATGCTGTTATTAGTGAAACAGTGACAGGAACAACGACACTAGTTTTGAAGGATGTTCCTGCCGATCAAGTGATTGACATTATTTTTCAGCAAAAGGGACTCGATATGCGGAAGAAGGGCAATATCATCATGATTGCCCCGCGCGATGAAATTGCGACCCGAGAAAAATTGGATTTTGAATCAAGGCAGCAAATTGGTGAGCTTGAGCCGCTTAAATCTGAGCAATTTAATCTAAATTATCAAAAAGCTGGTGATGTAGCTAAGCTATTGGCTGGATTATCTCCCCTTCCTGGTGCGGCAACTAATACTGCGTTACGTATGTTGGGCAAGCGCGGTAGTGTTATTGCTGATGATAAATCAAATATTTTGTTTGTAAGCGATACGCCAAATAAGCTAGAAGAAATTGCTGCATTTATCAAAGCAATCGATTTTGGCGCCAAGCAAGTTTTGATTGAAGCTCGGGTTCTGGAAGCAAACGATGATTTTAATAAAAGCCTTGGCGTCAAGATGAATTTTCTTAACCAGGTTGCTACAGGTTTGGGTGGTAGCGGCTTAGGGATGACTGGCGGGGCATTAAAGACGGGTACTTTTACATCAACAACAACGAATGGTGTAACAACGTCAACTGGAACACCTGCGACACAAACCACGCCACAAACTGTTGGGGTTAATCTACCTTCGTTTTCCTCAACAGGCGGTACCCTAGCGTTTTCCCTATTTAATTCAGCTGCTACCCGAATCCTTAATCTTGAAATTGCAGCGATGGAGTCTGATGGGGTTGGTAAATTAGTATCCAGTCCGCGAGTTGTCACTGCGAATAATGTAAAAGCCAAAATTGAAGATGGCACAGAAATCCCTTACGTTACGACATCAAGCTCCGGAGGTGTTACTACCCAAACAGTGAGTTTCAAGCCCGCCAAACTAATTCTTGAGGCAACACCGCAGATCACTCCGGAAGGAACGATCAAAATGGCGCTGGTTATCAAAAAAGAAGAGGCTGATTGGACTCGTGCAATTTTAGGAAATCCACCGATCAAGAGTTCTGTTGTCGAAACCAATGTGGTGGTTGAGAATGGTGGAACAGTGGTGGTTGGTGGCGTCTACATCACAGATAACCAGTCATCAACAGAGAAGGTTCCTTTGCTGGGCGATATTCCTTTTTTGGGGTGGCTCTTCAAGTACAAAAATGACATTGGTAAGCGTCGTGAACTGCTGGTGTTCATTACGCCTCGCATTATTTCCGACAAGATGCGATTCGACTGA